TGTTTATGAAAAAAAAACGTTGTTTCATTATACAATATAATGGGTTAGAATCTTTTTCAATTCGTTGAAATCACTTGGTTTTGAGATATACTCATTGGCACCATAATTTCGGGCTTTCATTTTTATTTCTTCAAATTGTGAAGTAGAAAAAATGATAATAGGGATATTTTTGATTATTTCCTGTTTTTTAATTTCAATTAAAAATTCAAAACCTGACATGATAGGCATGTTCAGGTCCAGGAATATTACATCCGGATTAAGTTCTTTCTGAATCAGTTTATTGAGCGCTTCAACCGGATTCTGCATGGCCGTGTAATCGGCTTTGGAAATGGCCTGAAGGGCTTCCATAAAAAACTCGCAATCGTCAATGTCATCGTCAATCTGCAATATGTTTTTATAAGTCATTTATTTTCAAATTAGGTAAAAGTTGGTTTGCTTACGTTTTAAAAAAAGTTTTTTTATGCGTAAGAATTCGATTTAGAATGGCTGATAATGTAATGCCTCTTGAGGCAGTGATTTGTCAAAAATTAAGATCTGAATGACGTGTTTACTGCATAAAGAGAAGTATCTCTGCCGTCATTTGCATGGGCTTCTTTTCCGATTTTCGGAACATAATTCTCACTCAGAAGCGATATGAGAATGATGGTTATAAAGGTTAGTAAGTAATGGATTTTCATGTGATTTATGTTTTTTCTGGGTGAAATTTTTAATCCTGAAAAGTATAACTATGACTCAAAAATCATTTACATAATTTTTTCTATTTGCTGCATAATTCGCATGTAAGTATTGGTTTACTAAATAGGCATGAGAATTCATTTTAGAAACAAAGTAACAGCCTTGGAGCGTTTAAATTAAAATGAAGATCCAAATGCAGTTTTTTTGAAATTAGAATCAAGCTGAAATATCGGTTTTTTCCTGTTTATTTATAATGAATAAACGTACCTGTATACAGGTAATTTTTTAATGTAAATAATTGATATTTAATTAATTATGTTTTTGTGTAAATAAATTAACAGCAAATGATGGTGTGTTTTTCTTACTTTTACGCTGCTTTTTTAAAGGCGTTATTTTCCAAAATTATTAGTTACTAAAACAATTGTGTATGGATAAAAAACTACTTTGGGGACTGTTGTATTTCTTTAGCAGTCTTTCTCTTTTTGCCGCAACAAACAATTTGAATATTCCCGTTCCGGATTCTGAATATCAGGCGCTGGTAGATTTTTATAAAGCTACGGGTGAATCCAGCTGGACGAACAAATGGAATACGAAGGAGAACAACCTTCATGAAGTGGCATGGCATGGTGTTACGGTTACAGATGGACACGTAACAGCGATTGACCTTAACAGCACGAGCAATATTGTGGGTGCGATTCCGGCTTCTTTCGGGAATTTGAAATACCTGAAAACCCTTTCTATGTCGGGTTACAGTTATACAAAAGATTTCAGCACAACAGATCTGGGTGTGTTTTCAGAACTGGAAGCTTTAGAATCTCTGGATTTGCGCGATACCAAATTAAAAGGCGCAATTCCGGCATCCTGGGGTAAGCTTAAAAAGCTGAAAACGCTTAACTTAAGCAACAACGGGATAACTGGACTTCCGGCAGAATTTGGTCAGATGGAAAGTCTGGTTACTGTTAATTTATCCGAAAATCAAATTCCGGTTTTAATAAAAGAACTGGAGAATTTAACGGCTTTACGCTCTTTAAATTTGCAATACAACAAAGTAGGAACTATCGTGGGACTGCTGAACAGTCAGGTTTCGCTTAGTTTACATTATCAGGCACTTAATATTGAAAATCTGATCTACAAGGGAACCGATTTAAAAATCGAAAACCTGCCGAACATCGTAACCTACAACCGCGATAAAAATGATTTTTCGGCTAAGAGAAATTTTGTAGTATACCTGCGCGGGAGCCAGATTGGAGGCGATATTACGATGGCCGAAGATGGAAGCGTAACCATTCCTTCATCGACTCTGGCTTCTTTAAAAAACGGAGACGAATTGTATTTGTACCAGCAGTACGATTCACAATCGGGAAACATAATGTATTACAGCCGTATTTATTTTACGAATGTAAAAGTAAATCAGGCAGTTGTTTCAAATGTAGAATATCAGGCGCTTGTTGATTTTTACAATGCAATGGGAGGCAGTAACTGGAATAACAAATGGGACATCAACGAAAACAACCTTCATGAAGGTGCTTGGACGGGTTTAAGCATCGAAAACGGACATATTACGGGTTTAAATCTAAACAATACAACAAATGTTGCAGGATCGATTCCGGCGTCTTTCGGGAATTTGAAATACCTGAAAACATTGTCGTTATATGGCGGCAATTATTCGAAAAATCTAAGCACAACAGATTTAAATGTTTTGTCAGAATTACAATCGCTTGAAACTTTAGATTTAAGTTACAGCCGTGTTACCGGTGCAGTTCCGGCGTCATGGAGCAAACTGAAAAAACTGAAAACGCTTAATTTAAGCAACAACACCCTTACAGCTTTGCCGGATGAACTGGGCGAAATGGAAAGTCTGGTTACTATAGAAGCGAGATCGAACCAAATTAAAACTATTCCGGTTTCAATAGGAAATCTGGCGAATCTGGTTACTTTAAATTTAAGCGAAAATCAGATTGAAGTTTTGATAAAAGAACTGGAAAATGCCACGACTTTAAAAAGTTTGAATTTACAATATAACCGAATTGGAAATGTAGCCGGATTACTAAGCAGCCAGGTTAATATGCAGCTGCATTATCAGGATGTAAACGTAGAAGGTTTAATTTATACAGGCTCTGATGTGGTGGTGCAGACACTGCCTAATTTGTTTTATTACAACAGAACTAAAAATGATTTCTCGGCCAGAAGACAATATGCGGTTTATGTAAAGGGCAGCCAGACAGGAACCGATATTACGGCAGCGGCAGACGGGAGCGTTACGATTCCGGCAGCGTATTTATCATCGTTAAAAACCGGAGATCAGTTTTATCTGTATCAGCAGTACGACTCATCAACCGGAAGTAATTCGTATTACTCAAAAGTGTATTTTGTAAACATAAAAGTAGACCAGCCTCAGATTCCGGAAGCGGAATATCAGGCCTTGGTAGATTTTTATAATGCGATGAACGGTACAAAATGGAATAACCAATGGGATATTGCAGCAAATAATCTTCACGAAGGTGCGTGGTACGGAGTGAGTATCGAAAACGGACATATTACCGGGCTTAACGTAAGCAATAATTATAATGTTTCGGGAGCAATTCCGGCTTCGATTTCGGACTTAAAATTTCTTAAAACGCTTTCGATTTACGGAGGAAATTATTCTAAAGATCTAAGTACGACTGATCTGGCGGTTTTATCTGAACTGGAATCTCTTGAATCTCTGGATTTAGGCTACAGCAAAATCAAAGGCGATCTTCCGGCTTCGTGGAATAAACTAAAAAAACTTAAAAGCCTGTACTTAAGCAGTAATGCGCTTACGGCTTTACCTGCAGATATAGGAGCGATGGAAAGCCTGGTAACGGTTGAAGCCAATAATAACCAGATCAAATCTATTCCGGTTTCAATAGGAAATCTTACCAATCTGGTAACGCTGCAGTTAAGCGACAATCAAATTGGCGTTCTGGTTAAAGAACTTGAAAACTGTACGGCTTTAAAAACACTGCAGGTTTCCAGTAACAATATTGGCACTGTCGAAGCAATGCTGCCTGCGCAGGTAAGTATTAACCTGACGTATCAGAATATTACAATCGATAACTTCTTATATCAGGGTACCGATGTAAAAGTAGAAAACCTGCCAAATGTTCTTACGTATACAAGGCATTTGAATGATTTTTCGGCACGAAGAAAATTCAATTTGTATTTAAGAGGAAGTGAAGTAGTTTCGAATCTGCAGATGGCAGAAGACGGAAGCATCACAATTCCGGCAAAGAATCTTTCTTCTTTAAAAACAGGCGACGAATTGTATTTGTACCAGCAGTACGATGGATATTCAGGTAATTCATATTATTCAAGAGTTTATTTTACCAATATCAAAATTGACCAGCCCAAAATTCCAGATGAAGAATATCAGGCTTTAGTCGATTTTTACACGGTAATGAACGGAACAAAATGGAATAATAAATGGGATGTTTCGGTTAATAATCTACATGAAGGAGCATGGTACGGCGTAAGTATTGAAAACGGGCATATTACTGGACTAAACCTAAATAACAACAGCTCGGTTGCAGGAGCAATTCCGGCTTCTATAGGCGATTTAAAATACCTGAAAACGCTTTCACTTTATGGAGGAAGCTACAGTAAAGACCTTAGCACAACCGATTTGAATGTACTTTCTGAACTTGAATCTCTTGAATATTTAGATCTTGGTTATTCTAAAGTAAAAGGAGATATTCCGGAATCATGGGGCAGACTGAAAAAGCTGAAAACGGTTTCTTTATATTATAATGCACTGACTGCACTGCCGGAAGATCTTGGCGGTATGGTAAGTTTAGAAAGTCTGGATTTGTCGTATAACCAAATTAAAAGCATTCCGGTTTCTGTTGGAAACCTGACAGCTTTGGTAACTTTAAATCTGTCCAATAATCAGGTTGAAGTCCTTGTAAAAGAACTTGAAAACCTTACCGCTTTACGAACTTTAAACGTTACAGAAAACAAAATTTCAAATATTCAGGCCTTACTGCCTAGTCAGGTAAGTATAAATCTGACGTATCAGAAAATCAATGTCGAAAACTTTCTTTACGAAGGAACCGATGTAAAATTAAGCGGACTTCCAAATACGGTTTTATACAACAGATCTGCTAATGATTTCTCAGCTCAAAGACCTTTTAGACTTTACATACAGGGCAGTCAGATTGGAAGCAGTGTACGTGTTTCCGGCGATGGAACTTTGACCATTCCGGCGGATTATTTGTCAACTTTAAAAACCGGAGATGAATTGTATTTGTATCAGGAATACGATGGTTTTTCAGGTGAATCGTATTATTCCCGAGTGTATTTTACCAATGTAAAAGTAGACCAGCCAAAAATCCCGACCGAGGAATATCAGGCACTGGTTGATTTTTACAACGCAATGGGCGGTGCAAACTGGAATAACAAATGGAATACAGGCGAAAATAACCTGCACGAGGGCGCATGGTACGGTGTAAGTATCCAGAACGGGCATATTACAGGACTTAACCTTAATAATAACTCGTATGTTTCGGGAGCAATTCCGGCTTCTTTTGGTAATTTGAAATTTTTAAAAAATCTTTCCCTTTACGGAGGAAGTTATTCTAAAGATTTAAGCACAACCGATATAAATGTAATTGCAGGACTGGAATCTTTAGAAACCCTTGACTTGCGATATACCAGATTAAAAGGAAAAATAAGTTCGTCATGGAGCAAATTGCAGTCTTTAAAAACAGTGTATTTAGGCAATAATACAATCGAAGATGCAGATGAAGCACTGGCAAAACTACCTCTTTTAAAAACGGTTGATTTTGCAAGCCAGACCATTACAATTCCAACTATTGAGGTAGGAGCAAATGAACTGGTAATTGATCTTCCGGTTTTATCGACTTTCCTGTTTAATGCAAACGGAGGTGTCATCAACAACAAAAATCATTTTACTTTATTCATCAATGGCGTTAACAAAGCGTCTAACTACTCAAACAGCGAAGGAAAATTAATCTTCAAGGACATTGCGTTGTACGGAATCAAACTGAGCGATCAGATCAGAATTGTTCAGAATGACGGAGCGGCGCAGGGAACAACAATTAATTATACTCAGGTTGTTTTTGGAAAACCATTGACGGATGAAGAATTCGAAATCCTGAAGAAAATCTACGCCAGTACAAACGGTGCGCAATGGACTCAGAAATGGGATATTACAGAGAACAAACTTCACGAAGTAAGCTGGTATGGCGTTGGAACCAAAGAAGGACATGTAGTTTCGTTAAGCTTAGCAGGAAATAATTTGTCAGGAACACTTCCTGCCGAAATTGCAGGGCTGACTTATCTGGAAACTTTAAATCTTCAGTCGAATGCGGTTGAAGGAACAATTCCGGCTGATCTTTCAAAATTAACGAATCTGAAAACGCTGAATTTACAATCGAATAAATTCACAGGAACAATTCCGGCTTTATACGCAATTTCAGGTTTAAAGAAACTGTCGCTTGCAGGCAACTTGTTCAAAGGAACGATTCCTGGACATTTAAACGATTTTGATGCTGTCGAGCAGATTGATCTTTCGAACAACAGTTTTGATGCTTTAGAAAAACCGTTCACTTACGACTTAAACAAAGTATATGTAAACGTAAGAGGGCAGGTTATCGTAAAAGACGAGTACATTTATTTAAAAGGTGACGAAATCAATGTTGACATTCCGGCTATTGCTTCATACAACGATGCAGCGCAGGATTACAGTGGAAAATATCAGTTTGAATTACAAGCCAACAATTTCAAAATATCAGAAGCGGCGGCGGTAGATAATGCACTGACTTTCCCAAATAT
This portion of the Flavobacterium gelatinilyticum genome encodes:
- a CDS encoding response regulator, which codes for MTYKNILQIDDDIDDCEFFMEALQAISKADYTAMQNPVEALNKLIQKELNPDVIFLDLNMPIMSGFEFLIEIKKQEIIKNIPIIIFSTSQFEEIKMKARNYGANEYISKPSDFNELKKILTHYIV